In the Chlorobium limicola DSM 245 genome, one interval contains:
- the chlG gene encoding chlorophyll synthase ChlG — translation MSVARGDSKQRTDISDKTTNGIQKPLNVRKFVAPLNRSTEIGSRLALFIRFLKPVTWIPVMWSFLCGAVASGKFGWHDIIETKFILAMLLTGPLATGTCQMLNDYFDRDLDEINEPDRPIPGGAISLQNATILIAVWSILSVIAGYLINPLIGFYVVIGIINAHLYSANPIKLKKRLWAGNIIVAVSYLIIPWVAGEIAYNPQLSLDSLQPSLIIASMYTIASTGTMTINDFKSIDGDRQAGIRTLPAVFGETNAALIASLLINLGQLLATAWLLLSGMIWFGWFTAALIVPQFLLQFSLVRSPRTMDVRYNAIAQNFLVTGMLVCALAIKASRP, via the coding sequence ATGAGCGTGGCCAGAGGTGATTCAAAACAGCGTACGGACATATCGGATAAAACAACAAACGGCATACAGAAACCGCTCAATGTCCGCAAGTTCGTTGCGCCCCTGAACCGCTCAACCGAAATCGGCTCAAGGCTTGCGCTCTTTATACGCTTCCTCAAGCCGGTAACCTGGATTCCGGTGATGTGGAGTTTTCTCTGCGGAGCCGTAGCAAGCGGAAAATTCGGATGGCACGACATCATCGAAACGAAATTCATTCTTGCCATGCTGCTTACCGGACCGCTGGCAACGGGCACGTGCCAGATGCTGAACGACTATTTCGACCGCGACCTCGATGAAATCAACGAACCTGACCGCCCTATTCCCGGCGGAGCGATATCATTGCAGAATGCGACCATCCTGATTGCTGTCTGGTCGATACTATCGGTTATCGCCGGTTATCTGATCAATCCGCTGATCGGCTTTTATGTCGTCATCGGTATCATCAATGCTCACCTCTACAGCGCAAACCCCATCAAACTCAAGAAGCGCCTCTGGGCCGGCAATATCATCGTCGCCGTATCATACCTGATCATTCCCTGGGTTGCCGGTGAAATCGCATATAACCCTCAACTGAGCCTCGACTCGCTGCAGCCATCCCTGATCATCGCCTCCATGTACACCATTGCCAGCACCGGCACGATGACGATCAACGACTTTAAATCCATTGACGGTGACCGTCAGGCCGGCATCCGAACCTTGCCTGCCGTATTCGGCGAAACCAACGCAGCTCTCATTGCCTCACTGCTGATCAATCTTGGGCAGCTCCTTGCCACTGCCTGGCTTCTCCTTTCAGGAATGATCTGGTTCGGATGGTTTACCGCAGCTTTGATCGTTCCGCAGTTTCTCCTGCAGTTCAGCCTTGTCCGATCTCCCCGAACCATGGATGTTCGCTACAACGCCATTGCCCAGAACTTCCTCGTGACAGGCATGCTGGTCTGCGCCCTTGCCATTAAAGCATCCCGACCATGA
- a CDS encoding GNAT family N-acetyltransferase, translated as MHIVLEPLAVSDGPEVLDIFNFYADRSFAAYSLKPLSDEMASMFLELSNGYPAFVARDENGKAVGFGMLRPYSPMPAFAGTAEITLFLRDGYTGQGIGKVILDHLVEQAAEMGLVSILASISSLNEGSIRFHLRNGFQECGRFRDAGEKLGRKFDVVYCQRMV; from the coding sequence ATGCATATCGTGCTCGAACCGCTGGCCGTAAGCGACGGCCCTGAAGTGCTTGATATTTTCAATTTTTATGCCGATCGCAGTTTTGCGGCTTACTCTCTTAAGCCGTTAAGCGATGAAATGGCATCTATGTTTCTGGAGCTTTCGAACGGGTATCCTGCGTTTGTTGCCCGCGACGAGAACGGCAAGGCTGTCGGGTTCGGCATGTTGCGTCCATACAGCCCTATGCCTGCTTTTGCCGGCACTGCCGAGATAACGCTTTTTCTGAGAGACGGGTATACCGGCCAGGGGATAGGGAAGGTGATTCTGGACCATCTTGTGGAACAGGCTGCCGAAATGGGGCTTGTTTCAATTCTTGCGAGCATCAGTTCGCTGAACGAGGGGAGTATACGGTTTCATCTGCGGAACGGGTTTCAGGAGTGCGGGAGGTTCAGGGATGCGGGCGAGAAGCTCGGGAGGAAGTTCGATGTGGTTTATTGTCAGAGGATGGTTTAA
- a CDS encoding LysE family translocator: MPEMNNLLLFFAASALLALSPGPDNLFVMAQSVQNGRVAGLLVTLGLSTGLVAHTIAVVFGLAALVKASAIAFTALKFIGAAYLLYLAWKAFRSGASARSGSSGTVDSVRLYRRGIIMNLSNPKVSLFFLAFLPQFADPARGPVVPQLMLLGLVFIAATMLVFGMLSILAAGAGERLRRSETAQQIINRIAGTVFAALAVKLALTER, translated from the coding sequence ATGCCTGAAATGAATAATCTCCTCCTTTTTTTTGCTGCGTCGGCGCTTCTTGCGCTTTCTCCAGGTCCAGACAACCTTTTTGTGATGGCGCAGTCGGTGCAGAACGGCCGTGTCGCGGGGCTGCTTGTAACGCTTGGGCTCTCTACTGGTCTTGTCGCGCATACGATTGCCGTCGTTTTCGGATTGGCCGCCCTTGTGAAGGCTTCGGCGATTGCGTTTACGGCATTGAAGTTTATCGGCGCGGCGTATCTGCTCTATCTTGCATGGAAGGCGTTCCGTTCAGGCGCTTCAGCACGATCCGGAAGTTCCGGTACGGTTGATAGCGTGAGGCTCTACCGGAGGGGAATTATCATGAACCTTTCCAACCCGAAGGTGTCGCTTTTCTTTCTTGCTTTTCTTCCCCAGTTCGCCGATCCTGCCCGAGGGCCTGTTGTTCCTCAGCTGATGCTGCTTGGTCTGGTGTTCATTGCCGCAACAATGCTGGTATTCGGCATGCTCAGTATTCTTGCCGCCGGAGCGGGGGAGAGATTGCGCCGATCGGAAACCGCACAACAGATTATTAACCGGATTGCCGGTACGGTTTTTGCCGCACTTGCCGTAAAGCTGGCTCTGACTGAACGATAA
- a CDS encoding Rieske 2Fe-2S domain-containing protein, with translation MKFLSVLPFSELPAGSHRTVMAGRRKVSLFHYNGRVTALEHACLHKGGDLGEGILQTLDDRELYVACPWHGWQYNIRTGQAPTGYFDRQAVFEVRIENGMILVSENPVITAFRAEHAHDGLQDLRQLEYRTTPDSVHVLGISATNMNPALPRPSTSETALQVALDFAVSEYGADTRMIRLRELQFRHCEGYYSRHEEACTWPCSVTEMNPDDGMTEIYRAMVLWADVVLLSTPIRWGNASSLYYKMAERLNTVQNQITLHDRVLIRNKVVSFIITGGQDNVQGVAGQLNAFFADLGFIFPPFNYMGWSRGWIAEDMQHNVSSFMKSRYVRRSVKELVANAVQLLRQVKRIDSSHMQTPKPKISEAGGVTAHETE, from the coding sequence ATGAAATTCCTCTCTGTACTTCCTTTTTCGGAACTTCCAGCCGGCAGTCACCGCACAGTGATGGCCGGACGCAGAAAAGTCTCGTTGTTTCATTACAACGGCAGGGTGACCGCTCTCGAACATGCCTGCCTGCACAAGGGAGGTGATCTCGGAGAGGGGATACTGCAGACGCTTGATGACAGGGAGCTCTATGTTGCCTGTCCATGGCACGGCTGGCAGTATAATATTCGTACAGGTCAGGCGCCTACGGGCTATTTTGACCGTCAGGCGGTTTTCGAGGTCAGGATAGAGAATGGCATGATACTGGTTTCTGAAAACCCCGTGATCACGGCTTTCCGGGCAGAACATGCACATGACGGGTTGCAGGATCTGCGTCAGCTCGAGTATCGTACAACTCCGGATTCTGTCCATGTGCTGGGTATTTCGGCTACCAATATGAATCCGGCACTTCCCCGTCCCTCCACTTCCGAGACAGCCCTGCAGGTAGCACTGGATTTTGCGGTTTCGGAGTATGGCGCCGATACGAGGATGATCCGGCTGCGTGAGCTGCAGTTCAGGCATTGCGAGGGCTATTACAGCCGTCATGAAGAGGCCTGCACCTGGCCATGCTCGGTTACCGAAATGAATCCGGACGATGGCATGACGGAAATCTACCGGGCTATGGTGCTCTGGGCTGATGTGGTTCTGCTGTCGACGCCAATCAGGTGGGGCAATGCCTCGTCTCTCTACTACAAGATGGCTGAACGGCTCAATACGGTTCAGAACCAGATTACTCTCCACGACAGGGTTCTGATCCGCAACAAGGTGGTTTCGTTCATCATAACCGGGGGTCAGGATAACGTTCAGGGGGTGGCTGGGCAGCTCAACGCTTTTTTTGCAGATCTTGGTTTTATCTTTCCGCCCTTCAACTATATGGGCTGGAGCAGAGGATGGATCGCCGAAGATATGCAGCATAACGTGAGCAGCTTCATGAAAAGCCGCTATGTCAGGCGTTCTGTAAAAGAACTCGTTGCCAATGCGGTGCAGCTGCTTCGACAGGTCAAGCGAATCGACAGCAGCCATATGCAGACACCCAAACCGAAAATTTCAGAGGCAGGCGGAGTGACCGCTCACGAAACGGAGTGA
- a CDS encoding D-alanyl-D-alanine carboxypeptidase family protein, protein MSRPSFAFDGVDSSMYYPDIASYIVKETSGSKVFMAKDTGRIIQPASLTKILTALIAIESGKLDQEVLITKEATLVEPTKAGLKPGDRVKLLDLVKAAMVSSSNDAAFAIAIHLSGSVERFVTAMNFSGKKNRHEKFYFYKSCRV, encoded by the coding sequence TTGTCGCGACCGTCTTTTGCTTTTGATGGCGTCGATTCAAGCATGTATTATCCCGATATCGCATCGTATATCGTTAAGGAGACCAGCGGTTCGAAAGTTTTTATGGCAAAGGATACCGGGCGGATCATTCAGCCGGCGAGTCTTACGAAAATTCTTACCGCGTTGATTGCCATCGAGAGCGGTAAACTCGATCAGGAGGTGCTGATCACAAAAGAGGCAACTCTTGTCGAACCCACGAAAGCAGGTCTCAAACCCGGCGATCGGGTAAAGCTTCTTGATCTGGTAAAGGCGGCCATGGTAAGTTCGAGCAATGACGCTGCGTTTGCCATTGCCATCCATTTGAGCGGCAGTGTCGAGAGGTTTGTGACTGCCATGAATTTCAGTGGCAAAAAAAATCGGCATGAAAAATTCTACTTTTACAAATCCTGCAGGGTTTGA
- a CDS encoding D-alanyl-D-alanine carboxypeptidase family protein has product MKNSTFTNPAGFDKGRYAGNISTAADLLALTEYAIKNRTFNDIAQMESILLTELNSNRLILLKTHNKLLAKYPYTVGIKTGFTRRAGKCLIARAQKDNRDVLLVMLNAQGDRWLLAEDMFEKAFALQTGKVRDYAASEDDDFNYRPWRR; this is encoded by the coding sequence ATGAAAAATTCTACTTTTACAAATCCTGCAGGGTTTGACAAGGGACGATATGCCGGCAATATTTCAACAGCTGCCGATCTGCTGGCACTTACCGAGTATGCAATAAAAAACAGAACGTTCAACGATATTGCCCAGATGGAGTCGATATTGTTGACGGAGCTGAACAGCAACAGGCTTATATTGCTGAAAACTCACAACAAGCTTCTTGCCAAATATCCTTATACGGTGGGAATCAAAACCGGTTTTACCCGTCGAGCGGGTAAGTGTCTTATAGCTCGGGCACAGAAAGATAATCGAGATGTACTCCTGGTGATGCTGAATGCTCAGGGTGATCGCTGGTTGCTTGCCGAAGATATGTTCGAAAAAGCATTCGCCCTTCAGACAGGAAAGGTTCGCGATTATGCCGCCAGTGAGGATGATGATTTCAATTATCGTCCCTGGAGGCGGTAG
- a CDS encoding Dabb family protein codes for MDFAGSAASFDVVLYSEFIDREALVVYQTHPEHEAVKSFIVEATEERAVVDYEDG; via the coding sequence ATTGATTTTGCGGGTAGCGCGGCCTCATTCGATGTGGTATTGTACTCGGAATTTATCGACAGAGAGGCATTGGTCGTTTATCAGACGCATCCCGAGCATGAGGCAGTAAAGTCGTTTATCGTGGAGGCTACGGAAGAGCGGGCCGTGGTGGATTACGAAGACGGGTAA
- a CDS encoding 4Fe-4S binding protein, with protein sequence MALYITEECTYCGACEPECPVNAISAGDDVYVIDAGSCTECAGYADSPACSAVCPSECIVQG encoded by the coding sequence ATGGCACTGTACATTACTGAAGAATGCACCTACTGCGGCGCTTGCGAGCCGGAATGCCCGGTCAACGCTATTTCCGCCGGTGATGACGTTTATGTTATCGATGCCGGCTCATGCACCGAGTGTGCAGGATATGCTGACTCACCTGCATGTTCCGCCGTCTGCCCTTCAGAATGCATCGTTCAGGGATGA
- a CDS encoding B12-binding domain-containing radical SAM protein has translation MRILFVNPNEIKHIEYSDYAMGGYIRPYFSPALGMLISITPEHHNVEYIDEIIGEQIDFNRRYDLVAITTTWTIQAQRAYQIADGFAKHGVPCIIGGNHASLCVEEASRYASVASGMAENMWEQILADSERRSLRPVYFAEEFPDVTRCAWFDYRKIKKAIDDTHAHIDMVNGLSRNMRPFPILTSRGCPHTCKMCVTPEIYHKKYFAVDPVHLEEQLTTAEKLFKPFMYMFIDEYFGHDPEHTSACLQKFKNAGVKYGVQVTPNLLCEGNLARELADTGCVVASIGLESLNSEVLDDDFGKAEPSIQPGMELNDQNIEASYTAAIRKCQEAKLPFMLFWLINPVRNSIEDMEKIVEFSKRSGAVLSSLNFAVPLPGTKFFQEQKRKNNILSYDWSRYNTFNILLKPANGISAEEFQKAMHDNFIKLYPISGIPAHLMGDASFSIEVMPYIVTSVAVRLEYLKKMVEKTFPFSLPFPFMPK, from the coding sequence ATGCGTATTCTTTTTGTCAATCCCAACGAAATCAAGCATATCGAGTACTCCGATTATGCTATGGGCGGCTATATACGCCCCTATTTCTCTCCCGCTCTCGGCATGCTGATTTCCATAACACCCGAACACCATAATGTTGAGTACATCGATGAAATAATCGGAGAACAGATCGATTTCAATCGTCGTTATGATCTGGTCGCCATTACCACCACATGGACGATTCAGGCTCAACGTGCATACCAGATAGCCGACGGATTCGCCAAACACGGAGTCCCCTGTATCATCGGCGGCAATCACGCATCGCTCTGCGTCGAAGAGGCTTCCCGCTACGCCAGCGTCGCATCCGGTATGGCAGAAAATATGTGGGAGCAGATTCTTGCAGATTCCGAACGCCGTTCTCTCCGTCCGGTGTACTTCGCTGAAGAGTTCCCTGATGTAACCAGATGCGCCTGGTTCGACTACCGCAAAATCAAAAAAGCCATTGACGATACACACGCCCATATTGACATGGTCAATGGATTGTCACGCAATATGCGCCCCTTTCCAATCCTTACCAGTCGAGGATGTCCCCACACCTGTAAAATGTGCGTCACACCGGAAATCTACCATAAAAAATATTTTGCCGTCGATCCCGTTCATCTCGAAGAACAGCTTACCACAGCAGAGAAACTCTTCAAGCCGTTCATGTACATGTTTATCGACGAATATTTTGGTCACGATCCTGAACATACATCGGCTTGTTTGCAGAAGTTCAAAAACGCTGGCGTCAAATATGGCGTACAGGTTACACCTAACCTGCTCTGCGAAGGAAATCTGGCCCGGGAACTTGCCGATACCGGTTGCGTAGTTGCAAGCATAGGCCTTGAATCGCTCAATAGCGAAGTACTCGATGACGATTTCGGAAAAGCTGAACCCAGCATCCAGCCTGGAATGGAACTGAATGATCAGAACATTGAAGCCTCCTATACGGCGGCAATCAGAAAATGTCAGGAAGCCAAACTTCCGTTCATGCTCTTCTGGCTTATCAACCCTGTGCGAAACAGTATCGAGGATATGGAGAAAATCGTGGAATTTTCGAAACGCAGCGGAGCTGTTCTTTCGTCTCTGAATTTTGCCGTTCCTCTGCCCGGCACAAAATTTTTTCAGGAACAGAAAAGAAAAAACAATATCCTCTCGTATGACTGGAGCCGGTACAACACATTCAACATCCTGCTCAAACCGGCAAACGGCATATCAGCCGAAGAGTTCCAGAAAGCAATGCACGATAACTTCATCAAACTTTACCCGATCAGCGGCATTCCAGCGCATCTCATGGGAGATGCCTCGTTCAGCATCGAAGTGATGCCCTATATCGTCACATCCGTAGCGGTTCGCCTCGAGTATCTGAAAAAAATGGTCGAAAAAACCTTTCCCTTTTCGCTGCCCTTTCCATTCATGCCCAAATAA
- a CDS encoding 4Fe-4S binding protein, whose product MAHRITEECTYCGACEPECPVAAITQGDDIYIIDESVCIDCIGYHDEAACVAVCPVDCIIKV is encoded by the coding sequence ATGGCACATCGTATTACCGAAGAATGCACCTACTGCGGTGCATGCGAACCTGAATGCCCGGTAGCGGCCATCACTCAGGGCGACGATATCTATATTATCGACGAAAGCGTCTGCATCGACTGTATCGGTTACCACGATGAAGCCGCATGTGTCGCGGTATGTCCCGTGGACTGCATCATCAAGGTCTGA
- a CDS encoding PhoH family protein, producing the protein MTTEKKIEIQGIEPVILLGPFDSYLKKIRNAFPDTKITARGSIIILNGDAPEVTVLEQIFREMIFLADKHGEVLENDLNALINLALAPAPRLKPPLPDDQDIIVSTPDYAVRAKTDGQRRMVNEAKTNDILFAIGPAGTGKTYTAVAIAVAAWKAKAVKRIVLARPAVEAGESLGFLPGDLAQKIDPYLRPLYDALQDMLTAEKLKFLTERRVIEIVPLAYMRGRTLNNSFIILDEAQNASGKQMKMCLTRLGVNSKAIITGDVTQIDLPTSMVSGLSNAEQILKNIKGIGFVYLDKSDVVRHKLVRDIINAYEIHENK; encoded by the coding sequence TTGACCACAGAAAAAAAAATCGAAATCCAGGGTATTGAGCCGGTCATCCTTCTCGGCCCATTCGACTCCTACCTGAAAAAAATCAGGAATGCTTTCCCCGACACCAAAATCACTGCAAGAGGCTCCATAATCATCCTGAACGGCGACGCTCCGGAAGTTACCGTGCTTGAACAGATTTTCCGGGAGATGATCTTTCTTGCCGACAAGCATGGCGAAGTGCTTGAAAATGATCTGAATGCGCTGATCAATCTCGCGCTTGCTCCTGCGCCCCGCTTGAAACCTCCTCTGCCTGACGATCAGGATATCATTGTTTCTACACCGGATTATGCCGTACGGGCAAAAACCGACGGTCAGCGTCGCATGGTAAACGAAGCGAAAACCAATGATATCCTTTTCGCTATCGGACCTGCAGGCACAGGAAAAACCTATACCGCTGTCGCGATTGCAGTTGCCGCATGGAAAGCTAAAGCCGTCAAACGTATCGTCCTTGCCCGACCGGCTGTCGAAGCGGGCGAAAGCCTCGGATTTCTGCCAGGTGACCTTGCCCAGAAAATAGACCCCTACCTCAGACCACTTTACGACGCTCTTCAGGATATGCTGACCGCAGAAAAGCTTAAATTTCTTACTGAACGGCGCGTTATCGAAATTGTACCGCTTGCTTACATGCGGGGACGCACACTCAACAACTCATTCATCATTCTCGATGAAGCGCAGAATGCATCGGGAAAACAGATGAAAATGTGCCTTACCCGGCTCGGCGTCAACTCTAAAGCCATCATCACAGGGGACGTCACACAGATCGATCTTCCAACATCAATGGTATCCGGGCTCTCCAATGCCGAACAGATTTTGAAAAACATCAAAGGCATCGGCTTCGTCTATCTCGACAAATCGGACGTAGTCCGGCACAAACTGGTAAGAGACATCATCAATGCCTACGAGATCCATGAAAACAAATGA
- the rfaD gene encoding ADP-glyceromanno-heptose 6-epimerase produces MIIITGGAGFIGSALLWELNMQGRQDIVVVDTLGSTATGQWRNLSGLSFADFIPRDNFLPLLESGAFTGITAVIHMGAISATTETDADLLIERNFAYSKSIAAYCMKKNIRLIYASSAATYGDGTAGYEDDETRIDSLRPLNMYGYSKQLFDRWALKQGILEHAAGLKFFNVYGPNEYHKSDMTSVVYKAFNQIRENGQVSLFKSHRPDYHDGEQMRDFVYIRDCTAIMIWLLDHPDISGIFNIGSGEARSFNDLVNATFAALNLKPAINYVPMPEHLQGRYQYHTRAEMAKLRTAGFHKPMTPLEEGVGDYVRNYLDAETPYYDLQSIHKKINHKDF; encoded by the coding sequence ATGATCATTATAACCGGAGGAGCCGGATTTATCGGCAGCGCCTTGCTCTGGGAGCTCAATATGCAGGGTCGCCAGGATATTGTCGTCGTCGACACTCTTGGCTCTACTGCTACCGGACAGTGGCGGAATCTTTCCGGCCTCAGCTTTGCGGACTTCATCCCCAGGGATAATTTTCTCCCGCTCCTCGAAAGCGGAGCATTTACCGGCATAACAGCTGTCATTCATATGGGCGCTATCAGCGCCACAACAGAAACCGATGCAGATCTGCTCATCGAGCGAAATTTCGCTTACTCCAAAAGCATAGCGGCATACTGCATGAAAAAAAACATCCGGCTGATCTATGCCTCAAGCGCCGCGACTTATGGTGACGGGACAGCCGGCTACGAAGACGATGAAACCAGAATCGACAGCCTTCGTCCGCTTAATATGTACGGCTACTCAAAGCAACTGTTCGACCGATGGGCGCTGAAACAAGGCATTCTCGAACATGCCGCAGGTCTGAAATTCTTCAATGTGTACGGACCGAACGAATATCACAAAAGCGATATGACCAGCGTCGTCTATAAAGCCTTCAATCAGATAAGGGAAAATGGACAGGTTAGTCTATTCAAGTCACACCGGCCCGATTACCATGACGGCGAACAGATGCGCGATTTCGTCTACATACGTGACTGTACCGCAATCATGATCTGGCTGCTCGATCATCCGGACATATCCGGCATTTTCAACATCGGAAGCGGAGAGGCAAGAAGTTTCAACGATCTTGTCAATGCAACGTTTGCCGCACTGAATCTGAAACCCGCGATCAATTATGTACCGATGCCCGAGCACCTCCAGGGGCGTTACCAGTATCACACACGTGCTGAAATGGCAAAGCTGCGTACTGCAGGATTTCACAAGCCTATGACCCCTCTCGAAGAAGGCGTGGGCGACTATGTACGCAACTATCTTGACGCCGAAACGCCTTATTACGACCTGCAGAGCATACATAAAAAGATTAATCACAAGGACTTTTGA
- a CDS encoding RNA polymerase sigma24 factor produces MKSLTKTPIDLLDDLYSIAYWMTGSEVQSRELINCTYLNADIDTPEQDLLKTFRSCYVDRFGQQTELCLNEKSCKSAGRLARTIKNRAADIKLSVLISEISGLKHREISEILEKPVDTIRTWLFWGRKLLVYDDILKASA; encoded by the coding sequence ATGAAATCGTTAACAAAAACACCGATCGATCTGCTGGACGACCTCTACAGCATCGCTTACTGGATGACAGGAAGTGAGGTTCAATCACGTGAACTTATCAACTGTACGTACCTGAATGCCGATATAGATACACCTGAACAGGATCTTCTCAAAACCTTCAGAAGCTGTTATGTAGACCGGTTCGGACAACAGACAGAATTATGCCTCAATGAAAAATCCTGTAAATCTGCAGGAAGACTGGCAAGAACAATTAAAAACCGGGCTGCAGACATCAAGCTTTCGGTTCTCATTAGTGAAATATCCGGTCTGAAACACCGGGAGATATCCGAAATTCTTGAAAAACCGGTTGACACCATACGCACATGGCTCTTCTGGGGTCGCAAACTGCTCGTTTACGATGACATTCTGAAAGCCTCCGCCTGA
- the hisC gene encoding histidinol-phosphate transaminase — protein MKRDIKDLLNPALRNIAVYKVDGGQEAAVKLNQNESPFDLPFWMKEQILEEFRLEPWNRYPDILPFRGMDAYADFLGVSRDSVIMSNGSNEMLYTIFLACLSPGKKILIPEPSFSLYEKIALLLQADIVSVPMQPSLDFDADSLIERAKQEKVDFIVLSTPNNPTGKSLASPDIARIVRECDAIVLVDEAYIEFSREHSVLALIEECPNLIVLRTMSKALALAGMRIGFAIANPLLMAEIAKPKIPFASSRFAEITLQHVLRYYYLVTDAVSYILGERERIYAELEGIASLDVFQSDTNFLIIRVPDAQKVFHALVSSGILVRNVSGYLLMENCLRFNIGLREENDQLLEKLKSL, from the coding sequence ATGAAAAGAGATATAAAGGATCTCCTTAATCCTGCGCTGCGAAATATTGCGGTATATAAGGTGGACGGGGGGCAGGAAGCTGCCGTCAAGCTGAATCAGAATGAAAGCCCGTTCGATCTGCCGTTCTGGATGAAAGAGCAGATTCTCGAAGAGTTTCGTCTGGAGCCATGGAATCGCTATCCGGACATCCTGCCTTTCAGGGGGATGGATGCCTATGCGGATTTTCTCGGCGTTTCGCGTGATTCGGTTATTATGAGCAATGGTTCCAATGAAATGCTTTATACGATATTTCTGGCTTGCCTGTCGCCGGGAAAGAAGATTCTTATTCCCGAGCCTTCGTTTTCACTCTATGAAAAAATAGCTCTGCTGTTGCAGGCGGATATTGTTTCTGTGCCCATGCAGCCCTCTCTCGATTTCGATGCCGATTCTCTTATAGAGAGGGCAAAACAGGAGAAGGTTGATTTTATTGTGCTTTCGACACCGAATAATCCTACGGGAAAGTCGCTTGCCAGTCCGGATATTGCCCGTATTGTCAGGGAGTGCGATGCCATTGTTCTTGTCGATGAAGCGTATATAGAATTTTCAAGGGAACATTCCGTACTTGCTCTTATTGAGGAGTGTCCGAACCTGATTGTGCTGCGAACCATGTCCAAAGCTTTGGCGCTTGCCGGCATGAGGATTGGTTTTGCCATCGCGAATCCTTTGCTGATGGCCGAAATAGCCAAACCTAAAATACCGTTTGCGTCGAGTCGTTTTGCCGAAATCACTCTGCAGCATGTATTGAGATATTATTACCTGGTAACTGATGCTGTTTCGTATATTCTTGGCGAGCGCGAACGGATTTATGCGGAACTGGAGGGGATCGCTTCTCTGGATGTGTTTCAGAGCGACACCAATTTCCTCATCATCAGAGTGCCTGATGCACAAAAGGTGTTTCATGCTCTTGTCAGTTCAGGTATTCTTGTTCGTAATGTTTCCGGTTACCTGCTTATGGAGAATTGCCTGCGATTTAATATAGGACTGCGTGAAGAGAACGACCAGTTGCTTGAAAAACTCAAAAGCCTGTAG
- a CDS encoding RNA methyltransferase encodes MGFRKLTGAEMKRLSAEELEASPKYPVYLMLHNIRSMWNVGSMFRTADAAGIERIILTGYTATPPRKEIDKTALGAQDVVKWEYSADPLDAIDRLKAEGVRICGLEIAENSRLYTAIVKEEFPICLVVGNEVDGIDDEVLSCCDSVLEIPQYGVKHSLNVAVAAGVALFELVRVVRGGL; translated from the coding sequence ATGGGCTTCAGGAAACTGACGGGAGCCGAAATGAAACGGCTGAGCGCCGAGGAACTTGAAGCTTCGCCGAAATATCCGGTTTATCTTATGCTGCATAATATCCGGAGCATGTGGAATGTGGGTTCCATGTTTCGAACTGCTGATGCTGCCGGTATTGAAAGGATTATTCTTACCGGTTACACGGCAACACCGCCTCGCAAGGAGATTGACAAAACTGCGCTTGGAGCTCAGGATGTCGTAAAATGGGAGTACTCTGCCGATCCTCTCGATGCAATTGATCGGCTGAAAGCTGAAGGCGTCAGGATATGCGGTCTTGAAATTGCCGAAAACAGCCGTTTGTACACAGCAATCGTAAAAGAGGAGTTTCCGATTTGTCTGGTTGTCGGGAACGAGGTTGACGGCATTGATGATGAGGTGCTTTCGTGCTGCGATTCCGTGCTTGAAATTCCTCAATACGGGGTCAAGCACTCGCTGAACGTTGCCGTTGCCGCAGGCGTTGCACTTTTTGAGCTTGTCAGGGTAGTACGGGGCGGATTGTAA